One genomic segment of Rhizobium viscosum includes these proteins:
- a CDS encoding helix-turn-helix domain-containing protein produces the protein MSDISPMDDFDHITGRQLAAARALLGIGQVELASRANISAPTLRRMEASEGAAEGMRNNVASVIGVLEAGGITFLDGNYSGSGGPGVRLTQPAGASIDMQERETIQYREFYENDAPPGAGG, from the coding sequence TTGAGCGATATTTCCCCAATGGACGATTTTGATCATATAACCGGCCGACAATTGGCGGCCGCTCGTGCTTTGCTGGGAATCGGTCAGGTCGAGCTGGCCAGCAGGGCAAATATATCTGCTCCGACCCTGCGACGTATGGAGGCCAGTGAAGGCGCCGCTGAAGGTATGCGCAACAATGTCGCTTCAGTCATTGGGGTTTTGGAAGCTGGCGGCATTACCTTCCTGGACGGGAACTATTCCGGTTCAGGCGGCCCAGGAGTGCGCCTGACGCAGCCTGCCGGCGCGTCGATTGACATGCAAGAACGCGAGACGATTCAGTATCGCGAGTTTTATGAGAACGATGCACCTCCTGGTGCTGGAGGTTAA
- a CDS encoding cytochrome c biogenesis CcdA family protein gives MSIADISLWSALLAGALSFLSPCVLPLVPPYLCYMAGISVEQFRGGGTVAAAPDVRRGVLFSALFFTLGFATVFVALGAGASTIGMVLRQHLDLLSKIGGLIIIVMGLNFLGIFRIGLLAREARFQGNGKPATLTGAYVMGLAFAFGWTPCIGPVLGAILGVAASRETVGSGAGLLAVYSLGLAVPFWIAAGFSGAFMRFLSRFRRHLGTVEKIMGVFLVLTGLAFLLGWVSNVAIWFQQTFPILMQIG, from the coding sequence GTGTCGATTGCCGATATTTCCCTTTGGAGCGCGCTGCTTGCCGGAGCGCTTTCCTTCCTGTCGCCTTGCGTGCTTCCACTCGTTCCGCCTTATCTCTGTTATATGGCGGGCATTTCGGTCGAGCAGTTCCGCGGCGGCGGCACGGTTGCTGCGGCACCGGATGTGCGGCGCGGCGTGCTTTTCTCGGCGCTTTTCTTCACGCTTGGCTTTGCGACTGTCTTCGTGGCGCTCGGCGCCGGTGCCTCGACCATCGGCATGGTGCTGCGCCAGCACCTCGATCTGCTCTCCAAGATCGGCGGTCTGATCATCATCGTCATGGGGCTGAATTTTCTTGGGATTTTCCGAATCGGCCTACTGGCGCGGGAAGCGCGCTTTCAAGGCAACGGCAAGCCGGCGACGCTGACGGGCGCTTACGTAATGGGGCTGGCCTTCGCATTCGGCTGGACGCCTTGTATCGGGCCGGTGCTCGGGGCGATCCTCGGCGTTGCCGCATCGCGTGAAACGGTTGGTTCCGGTGCGGGGCTGCTTGCTGTCTATTCGCTCGGCCTTGCCGTTCCCTTCTGGATTGCTGCCGGCTTTTCCGGGGCCTTCATGCGCTTCCTGTCGCGCTTCCGCCGGCATCTCGGCACGGTGGAGAAGATCATGGGCGTCTTCCTCGTGCTGACGGGTCTTGCCTTCCTGCTTGGCTGGGTCAGCAACGTCGCCATATGGTTCCAGCAGACGTTCCCAATCCTCATGCAAATCGGCTGA
- a CDS encoding UbiH/UbiF family hydroxylase: protein MSKFEVAVIGGGLAGMIAAVALARGGRNVALVAPPSPKEDRRTTALMDQSIRFMGRLTLWEKLRSAAAPLASMRIIDGTNRLLRAPTTTFRSAEVGLDAFGYNFPNRALMDVLEAAVAAEGNITRFTDMAETIGIAPESVTMTLAGGEEISADFAIGADGRKSKLRETAGIDVRTWSYPQSAMVLNFAHTLPHQNISTEFHTEHGPFTQVPLPGNRSSLVWVQNPSDAAARVELSLAELGNVVEERMQSLLGKVTVEEGVQIWPLSGMMAHRFGKGRIALIGEAAHVFPPIGAQGLNLSLRDIMALSDLLSSRAELPIPADAGTSFDRKRRADIMTRTASVDLLNRSLLSDFLPVQMLRAAGLHVLSAIPPLRNIVMREGIEPGRGFRDIPDAIKERLKRKKA from the coding sequence ATGAGCAAATTCGAAGTGGCGGTGATTGGTGGGGGTCTCGCTGGCATGATCGCTGCAGTCGCCCTGGCGCGCGGCGGCCGTAACGTGGCGCTGGTCGCCCCTCCATCTCCCAAGGAGGATCGCCGCACCACGGCCCTGATGGACCAGTCGATTCGCTTTATGGGTCGGCTGACGCTTTGGGAAAAGCTTCGTTCCGCTGCCGCACCGCTCGCCAGCATGCGCATCATCGACGGCACCAACCGTTTGCTGCGTGCGCCGACGACGACCTTCCGCTCCGCCGAAGTCGGGCTGGATGCCTTCGGCTATAATTTCCCGAACAGGGCATTGATGGATGTGCTCGAAGCTGCGGTGGCCGCTGAGGGCAATATCACCCGTTTCACCGACATGGCCGAGACGATCGGGATCGCTCCGGAATCTGTAACGATGACGCTTGCAGGCGGCGAAGAGATCAGTGCCGATTTTGCTATCGGCGCTGATGGCCGCAAATCGAAGCTCCGGGAGACGGCGGGCATCGACGTGCGCACCTGGTCCTATCCGCAGTCGGCCATGGTGCTGAACTTTGCGCATACGCTGCCGCACCAGAATATCTCCACAGAGTTCCACACGGAGCACGGGCCCTTCACCCAGGTACCGCTGCCGGGCAACCGCTCGAGCCTCGTCTGGGTACAGAATCCCTCGGATGCCGCAGCCCGCGTCGAGCTGTCGCTCGCCGAACTCGGCAATGTCGTGGAAGAGCGCATGCAGTCCCTGCTCGGCAAAGTCACTGTCGAGGAGGGCGTGCAGATCTGGCCGCTATCGGGCATGATGGCGCATCGTTTCGGAAAGGGCCGGATCGCGCTGATCGGCGAGGCCGCGCACGTTTTCCCGCCAATAGGCGCACAGGGCCTCAATCTCAGCCTTCGCGACATCATGGCTCTGAGCGATCTTCTGAGCTCGCGCGCGGAACTCCCTATTCCTGCCGATGCGGGTACTAGCTTTGACCGTAAGCGCCGCGCCGATATCATGACGCGCACGGCAAGCGTCGACCTCCTGAACCGTTCGCTGCTCTCCGATTTCCTTCCCGTTCAGATGCTGCGTGCCGCAGGCCTGCATGTCCTGTCAGCCATCCCACCGCTGCGCAACATCGTCATGCGCGAAGGCATCGAGCCGGGCCGCGGCTTCCGCGATATTCCCGATGCGATCAAGGAACGGCTAAAGCGGAAGAAAGCCTGA
- a CDS encoding DUF934 domain-containing protein, which yields MTKIWRETGFVENDPWVIETDEVKATSDQKPLLTLDELIATADESNDVGFGVVIRPADDVLKLEPYLYRLEIVAVAFPAFNDGRAFSHASLLRQRLGYTNELRAVGDVLIDQVPLMLRVGIDSFAVTNETAIRRLSEKRLPSIPHHYQPAVRDAEAGKGYSWRRQAKPAA from the coding sequence ATGACGAAGATCTGGAGAGAAACCGGTTTTGTCGAAAACGATCCCTGGGTGATCGAGACCGACGAAGTGAAGGCGACGAGCGATCAGAAGCCGCTGTTGACGCTCGACGAGCTGATCGCCACGGCGGATGAGAGCAATGACGTCGGCTTCGGCGTGGTCATCAGGCCGGCGGACGATGTCTTGAAGCTGGAACCCTATCTCTATCGCCTGGAGATCGTGGCTGTCGCATTCCCGGCCTTCAATGACGGCCGCGCTTTCAGCCATGCGTCGCTGCTCCGCCAGCGCCTCGGTTACACCAACGAACTGCGTGCGGTCGGCGATGTGCTGATCGATCAGGTGCCGCTGATGCTGCGCGTCGGCATCGACAGTTTCGCCGTCACCAACGAGACGGCAATCCGCCGCCTGTCGGAAAAGCGCCTGCCGTCTATTCCGCATCATTATCAGCCGGCGGTGCGTGACGCCGAAGCCGGCAAGGGCTATAGTTGGCGCCGTCAGGCAAAGCCGGCCGCCTGA
- a CDS encoding nitrite/sulfite reductase — MYRYDEFDHAFVAERVEQFRDQVQRRLSGELAEDAFKPLRLMNGVYLQLHAYMLRIAIPYGTLSSRQMRMLAHIARTYDRGYGHFTTRQNLQFNWPKLSDMPDVLAELATVEMHAMQTSGNCIRNVTADHFAGAAADEVADPRPYAEILRQWSSVHPEFSFLPRKFKIAVTGAERDRAAIQVHDIGLHLKKNDKGEIGFAVYVGGGQGRTPMVAKLIRDFLPEEDLLSYTTAVMRVYNLHGRRDNKYKARIKILVHETGAEELARQVEVEFAQLKDSELKLPEQDVQAITAYFAPPALPERAEGWENLARWKKADPAFARWVHQNVQPHKNPDYGMVTISLKPIGGIPGDASDSQMDAIADIAEEYAFDEIRVSHEQNLILPHVALADLEVVYRGLVAINLAEANAGLITDIIACPGLDYCALANARSIPVAQEISRRFGDPARQAEIGELKIKISGCINACGHHHVGHIGLLGVEKKGAELYQITLGGSGDEHTSIGEIIGRGFEPEKVTDAIETIVDTYLGLRLDPSEIFLAAYRRVGPQPFKDALYGSAAEAA, encoded by the coding sequence ATGTACCGTTACGACGAATTTGACCACGCCTTTGTCGCCGAGCGCGTCGAGCAGTTTCGCGATCAGGTCCAGCGCCGCCTTTCCGGCGAACTGGCAGAGGACGCATTCAAGCCGCTGCGCCTGATGAACGGCGTCTACCTGCAGCTTCATGCCTACATGCTGCGTATTGCCATTCCCTATGGCACGCTGAGCTCGCGCCAGATGCGCATGCTCGCACACATTGCCCGCACCTATGATCGCGGCTACGGCCATTTCACCACGCGTCAGAACCTGCAGTTCAACTGGCCGAAACTGTCGGACATGCCCGACGTTCTGGCTGAGCTTGCAACCGTCGAGATGCACGCCATGCAGACGTCGGGCAACTGCATCCGCAACGTGACGGCAGACCATTTCGCTGGTGCCGCCGCCGACGAAGTCGCCGATCCGCGCCCCTATGCCGAGATCCTGCGCCAGTGGTCTTCCGTCCATCCGGAATTCTCCTTCCTGCCGCGCAAGTTCAAGATCGCGGTAACAGGTGCCGAGCGCGACCGCGCTGCCATCCAGGTCCACGATATCGGCCTGCATCTGAAGAAGAACGACAAGGGCGAGATCGGCTTTGCCGTCTATGTCGGTGGCGGTCAGGGCCGCACGCCGATGGTCGCCAAGCTGATCCGCGACTTCCTGCCGGAAGAGGACCTCCTGTCCTACACGACAGCCGTCATGCGCGTGTACAACCTGCACGGCCGCCGCGACAACAAGTACAAGGCCCGTATCAAGATCCTTGTCCATGAGACCGGCGCCGAAGAACTCGCCCGTCAGGTCGAGGTCGAATTTGCGCAGCTGAAGGATTCCGAGCTGAAGCTGCCGGAACAGGACGTCCAGGCCATCACCGCCTATTTCGCGCCGCCGGCCCTGCCCGAACGTGCTGAAGGCTGGGAAAACCTGGCCCGCTGGAAGAAAGCCGATCCGGCTTTTGCCCGTTGGGTTCATCAGAATGTCCAGCCGCACAAGAACCCCGATTACGGCATGGTGACGATCTCGTTGAAGCCGATCGGCGGCATCCCGGGTGACGCCTCCGACTCGCAGATGGATGCCATTGCCGATATCGCCGAGGAATATGCCTTCGACGAAATCCGAGTCAGCCATGAGCAGAACCTCATCCTGCCGCATGTGGCGCTCGCCGATCTCGAAGTTGTCTATCGCGGCCTCGTAGCGATCAATCTCGCCGAAGCCAATGCCGGCCTGATCACGGATATCATTGCCTGTCCCGGGCTGGACTATTGTGCGCTTGCCAATGCCCGCTCCATTCCGGTCGCGCAGGAAATCTCTCGCCGTTTCGGCGACCCGGCCCGTCAGGCCGAGATCGGTGAGCTGAAGATCAAGATCTCCGGCTGCATCAATGCCTGCGGTCATCACCATGTCGGCCATATCGGCTTGCTGGGTGTGGAGAAGAAGGGTGCCGAACTCTACCAGATCACGCTCGGTGGTTCTGGTGACGAGCACACGTCAATCGGCGAAATCATCGGTCGCGGCTTCGAGCCTGAGAAGGTGACGGACGCGATCGAGACGATCGTTGACACCTATCTCGGCCTGCGTCTCGATCCCTCGGAAATCTTCCTCGCCGCCTACCGCCGCGTCGGTCCGCAGCCTTTCAAGGATGCGCTCTACGGCTCGGCAGCGGAAGCGGCATAA
- a CDS encoding DUF2849 domain-containing protein translates to MVDKVLTANRLGDGIAVWLNANGEWVTSLQEALVARHAEAVAALEEIGKKSYADNKVVDVAVVDVQETNGQLWPLRLRERIRAQGPTMEYAPGYKPADPEFIAV, encoded by the coding sequence ATGGTAGACAAGGTTCTGACCGCCAACCGACTGGGCGATGGCATCGCCGTCTGGCTGAACGCCAATGGCGAATGGGTGACCTCGTTGCAGGAGGCACTCGTTGCCCGTCATGCCGAAGCTGTCGCTGCCCTTGAGGAGATCGGCAAGAAGTCCTATGCCGACAATAAGGTCGTTGATGTTGCCGTAGTCGACGTCCAGGAAACCAACGGCCAGCTTTGGCCGCTGCGCCTGCGTGAGCGCATCCGCGCCCAGGGGCCGACGATGGAATATGCGCCCGGCTACAAGCCGGCCGATCCCGAATTCATTGCAGTCTGA
- the cysG gene encoding siroheme synthase CysG — protein sequence MPPRTEQLSIFPAFFRVEGRTAAVFGNGDEAFAKARLLLNTQARIIAHADRPEADYHAFLIANRIETVREAFAPEQVEGAVLVFAATGDAEQDRRIVDAARAAKIPANAVDQPDYCDFYTPALVNRAPVAVAIGTEGAGPVLAQMIRAQIDQLLSPSLGRLAALATSYRKAVEHLVPRGVSRRIFWRRFFSGPVADAVANGNLPQARRAANGLLRSLDRVEGHVWLVGAGPGAEDLLTLRAQRVMMEADVIVYDALVPQAIVDMGRRDAERLSVGKRKGCHSKSQEEINDLLVDLGHQGKRVVRLKSGDPLVYGRAGEEMAALRAAGISYEIVPGITSAFAAAADFELPLTLRGVASSLVFTTGHDLTGDVLPDWASLAVSGATIAVYMGRTVAASVAERLMQAGIPSETTVAVIENASRADRRLLHGTLRDLPDLQHRDELIGPVMVIIGDAVAGANFELSEPLVRERIRFDELARS from the coding sequence ATGCCTCCCAGGACTGAACAGCTCTCGATATTTCCCGCCTTCTTTCGCGTGGAAGGTCGGACTGCGGCCGTTTTCGGCAATGGCGATGAAGCTTTCGCCAAGGCCCGCCTGCTCTTGAACACGCAGGCGCGCATTATTGCACATGCCGACCGCCCGGAAGCCGATTACCACGCTTTTCTGATTGCCAACCGCATCGAGACTGTCCGCGAAGCTTTTGCGCCTGAACAGGTCGAGGGCGCGGTATTAGTCTTTGCGGCAACCGGTGACGCCGAACAGGATCGTCGTATCGTCGATGCCGCGCGCGCCGCGAAGATCCCGGCCAATGCTGTCGACCAGCCTGACTATTGCGATTTCTACACGCCCGCTCTCGTCAATCGTGCGCCTGTTGCCGTTGCGATCGGCACCGAAGGGGCAGGGCCGGTGCTGGCGCAGATGATCCGCGCCCAGATCGATCAGCTCCTCTCGCCCTCGCTCGGCCGACTCGCCGCTCTTGCGACCAGCTATCGCAAGGCCGTCGAACACCTCGTTCCCCGTGGCGTTTCCCGCCGCATCTTCTGGCGTCGTTTCTTTTCCGGCCCAGTCGCCGATGCTGTCGCTAACGGCAACCTGCCGCAGGCCCGCCGCGCCGCCAATGGTCTGTTGCGCTCGCTGGATCGCGTTGAAGGCCATGTTTGGCTGGTCGGCGCCGGCCCCGGTGCCGAGGATCTCCTGACCTTGCGTGCCCAGCGTGTGATGATGGAAGCCGATGTCATCGTCTACGATGCGCTCGTACCGCAGGCGATTGTCGATATGGGCCGCCGCGATGCCGAGCGTCTTTCTGTCGGCAAGCGCAAGGGCTGCCATTCGAAGTCTCAGGAAGAGATCAACGATCTCTTGGTCGATCTCGGCCACCAGGGTAAACGCGTCGTACGCCTGAAGAGCGGCGATCCACTGGTCTATGGCCGGGCAGGGGAAGAGATGGCAGCGCTACGCGCGGCCGGCATCTCCTATGAGATCGTGCCCGGCATTACGTCGGCATTTGCTGCCGCTGCTGATTTCGAGCTGCCGTTGACGCTTCGCGGCGTTGCCTCCTCGCTGGTCTTCACGACCGGACATGATCTGACCGGTGACGTGCTCCCGGACTGGGCAAGCCTTGCCGTATCGGGTGCCACGATCGCCGTCTATATGGGCCGTACCGTTGCGGCTTCTGTCGCCGAACGGCTGATGCAGGCAGGTATTCCCTCTGAGACCACGGTTGCCGTCATCGAGAATGCGAGCCGCGCCGACCGCCGCCTGTTGCACGGAACCCTGCGCGATCTTCCCGACCTGCAGCATCGTGACGAATTGATTGGCCCGGTCATGGTCATTATCGGCGATGCCGTCGCGGGTGCCAATTTCGAACTGTCCGAACCGCTGGTGCGTGAACGCATCCGGTTCGATGAACTTGCAAGGAGCTGA
- a CDS encoding nucleoside deaminase, with translation MPEKTIASRLLQVMEDNILPMTELGVASGNKVFGAAILRKSDLALVVAETNNELENPLWHGEVHTLKRFYELNDKPPTKDLIFLSTHEPCTMCMSAITWAGFDNFYYFFSHEDSRDSFAIPHDLKILKEVFGLEPGGYRRQNVFWNSFAIADLVETEDAVLKAELRAQTARIKSRYDALSNTYQATKSANDIPLN, from the coding sequence ATGCCTGAAAAGACAATCGCCTCCCGCCTTCTGCAGGTCATGGAGGATAACATCCTGCCGATGACGGAACTTGGGGTCGCTTCCGGCAACAAGGTGTTCGGAGCAGCGATCCTGCGCAAATCCGATCTTGCGCTCGTCGTCGCTGAGACCAATAACGAGCTCGAAAATCCGCTCTGGCACGGCGAAGTGCACACGCTAAAGCGATTTTACGAGCTCAACGACAAGCCGCCGACGAAGGACCTGATCTTTCTCTCCACGCATGAACCCTGCACCATGTGCATGTCGGCGATCACCTGGGCCGGCTTCGATAATTTCTATTATTTCTTCAGCCACGAGGATTCGCGCGACAGCTTTGCTATCCCGCACGATCTGAAGATTCTGAAGGAAGTCTTCGGGCTCGAGCCGGGCGGCTACAGGCGGCAAAATGTTTTCTGGAATAGCTTTGCGATTGCCGATCTCGTCGAGACCGAGGATGCTGTACTGAAGGCCGAACTCAGGGCACAGACAGCGCGGATCAAATCCCGCTATGACGCCCTTTCCAACACCTATCAGGCCACCAAGAGCGCCAACGACATTCCGCTGAACTGA
- the mazG gene encoding nucleoside triphosphate pyrophosphohydrolase: protein MEPSKDISRLIEIMAALRDPESGCPWDIEQDFESIKPYTLEEAYEVADAIERKDMDDLCDELGDLLLQVVFHARMAEEAGEFSFGDVVEAITRKMIRRHPHVFARSDADTPDAVKKQWDEIKQAEKRERAERRARRGMTEDFKAGFLGSVQRSFPALTEALKLQERAAKVGFDWSAPEPILDKIEEEVDELRVALREGDKSKVSDELGDLIFAVVNIGRHVKADPEQALRGTNTKFRRRFNHIETVLDAEGESLEAASLERMEEIWQAAKAIERAVVAGAE from the coding sequence ATGGAACCTTCGAAAGACATTTCACGCCTGATCGAAATCATGGCGGCACTTCGCGATCCCGAGAGCGGCTGCCCGTGGGACATCGAGCAGGATTTCGAGAGCATCAAACCCTATACGCTCGAAGAAGCCTATGAGGTTGCCGACGCGATCGAGCGCAAGGACATGGACGATCTCTGCGATGAACTCGGCGACTTGCTGCTGCAGGTGGTCTTTCATGCGCGCATGGCCGAGGAAGCCGGAGAGTTCTCGTTCGGCGATGTCGTGGAAGCCATTACCCGCAAGATGATCCGCCGCCATCCGCATGTGTTTGCCCGTTCGGATGCCGACACGCCCGACGCCGTGAAGAAGCAGTGGGACGAGATCAAGCAGGCAGAGAAGCGGGAGCGCGCCGAGCGCCGGGCGCGACGCGGCATGACAGAAGATTTCAAGGCCGGCTTCCTCGGCTCGGTGCAACGCAGCTTTCCGGCGCTGACCGAGGCGCTGAAGCTACAGGAACGTGCGGCCAAGGTCGGCTTCGATTGGTCGGCGCCCGAACCGATCCTCGACAAGATCGAGGAGGAAGTCGATGAGCTACGCGTTGCGCTGCGTGAGGGCGATAAGTCAAAGGTCAGCGACGAACTCGGCGACCTGATCTTCGCTGTCGTCAATATCGGTCGGCATGTGAAGGCCGATCCGGAACAAGCACTGCGCGGAACGAACACGAAGTTCAGGCGCCGATTCAATCACATAGAGACGGTTCTTGATGCAGAGGGCGAGAGCCTGGAAGCGGCCAGCCTGGAGCGGATGGAAGAGATCTGGCAGGCGGCCAAGGCAATCGAGCGGGCTGTCGTAGCCGGGGCGGAGTGA
- the hflX gene encoding GTPase HflX — protein sequence MRATVVVPVLKSRSRGGQSESASTRTPESRLDEATGLAQAIDLDVVNGSIVPVNDPRPATLLGTGKIEEIKHLLDERNSGLVIVDHPLTPVQQRNLEKEWNAKVIDRTGLILEIFGRRASTKEGTLQVDLAHLNYQKGRLVRSWTHLERQRGGGGFMGGPGETQIEADRRLLQDRIIKLERELEQVVRTRQLHRAKRKKVPHPIVALVGYTNAGKSTLFNRITGAGVLAEDMLFATLDPTLRRMKLPHGRTVILSDTVGFISDLPTHLVAAFRATLEEVLEADLVLHVRDMSDVDNQAQSADVLRILNDLGIDEAEGERRILEVWNKIDRLEPEAHDAMVQKSSGMKNVIAVSAISGEGVDRLMDEISRRLSGVMTETTVTLPVDKLALLPWLYDHAVVDSREDNEDGSVTLDLRLSETEAAELERRIGNGAKPAKEDWER from the coding sequence ATGCGCGCGACTGTCGTCGTGCCGGTGCTGAAATCGCGCTCACGCGGCGGGCAGAGCGAATCGGCATCGACCCGCACGCCGGAAAGCCGTCTCGACGAGGCGACCGGCCTGGCGCAGGCGATCGATCTCGACGTCGTCAACGGCTCGATCGTGCCTGTCAACGATCCGCGCCCGGCTACGCTTCTCGGAACGGGCAAGATCGAGGAAATCAAACATCTTCTGGACGAGCGAAATTCCGGTCTTGTGATCGTTGATCACCCATTGACGCCGGTGCAGCAGCGGAATCTGGAAAAGGAATGGAACGCCAAGGTCATCGATCGGACGGGCCTGATCCTGGAAATCTTCGGCCGCCGTGCCTCGACCAAGGAAGGCACGCTGCAGGTCGATCTTGCGCATCTGAACTATCAGAAGGGCCGCCTGGTCCGAAGCTGGACCCACCTTGAGCGCCAGCGCGGCGGTGGCGGCTTCATGGGTGGTCCGGGTGAAACCCAGATCGAAGCCGACCGGCGCCTGCTGCAGGATCGCATCATCAAGCTCGAACGCGAGCTGGAGCAGGTCGTCCGCACGCGCCAGCTGCACCGCGCCAAGCGCAAGAAGGTGCCGCATCCGATCGTGGCGCTCGTCGGTTACACCAACGCCGGCAAGTCGACGCTGTTCAACCGCATCACCGGGGCGGGGGTTCTCGCTGAAGACATGCTCTTCGCGACGCTGGACCCGACATTGCGCCGCATGAAGCTGCCGCATGGCCGCACCGTCATCCTGTCCGATACCGTCGGCTTCATCTCCGACCTGCCGACTCATCTGGTCGCCGCCTTCCGCGCGACCTTGGAAGAGGTGCTGGAGGCCGATCTCGTTTTGCATGTTCGCGACATGTCTGATGTGGACAATCAGGCCCAGAGCGCTGACGTGCTGCGCATCCTGAATGACCTCGGCATCGATGAGGCCGAAGGCGAGCGCCGCATTCTCGAGGTCTGGAACAAGATCGACCGGCTCGAGCCCGAAGCCCATGACGCCATGGTGCAGAAGTCCTCCGGCATGAAGAATGTCATTGCCGTTTCCGCCATCAGCGGCGAGGGCGTGGACAGGCTTATGGATGAAATCAGCCGCCGTCTATCCGGCGTCATGACGGAAACGACTGTCACGCTGCCGGTCGACAAGCTGGCGCTATTACCCTGGCTTTACGACCATGCCGTCGTCGACAGCCGCGAAGACAATGAGGATGGCTCAGTGACGCTGGACCTCCGCCTGTCCGAGACGGAGGCTGCCGAACTCGAGCGCCGCATCGGCAATGGTGCGAAGCCTGCCAAGGAAGACTGGGAGCGATAA
- the hfq gene encoding RNA chaperone Hfq, which produces MAERSQNLQDLFLNTVRKQKISLTIFLINGVKLTGVVTSFDNFCVLLRRDGHSQLVYKHAISTIMPGQPMQMFESEEAAS; this is translated from the coding sequence ATGGCGGAACGTTCTCAGAATCTGCAGGACTTATTTCTCAATACTGTACGCAAGCAAAAGATTTCCCTGACAATCTTTCTGATTAACGGCGTAAAACTCACAGGCGTTGTCACATCTTTCGACAATTTCTGTGTTCTTCTCCGTCGTGACGGACATTCGCAGCTCGTGTATAAGCACGCGATCTCGACAATCATGCCTGGTCAGCCAATGCAGATGTTCGAGAGCGAAGAAGCAGCGTCCTAA
- a CDS encoding D-amino-acid transaminase — MPRIAYVNGRYVPHSNAMVHVEDRGYQFADGVYEVCEVRHGLIVDLTRHLNRLDRSLGELRIAWPMSRAALTQVIRETLRRNHVRNGLFYLQVTRGVARRDHVFPADGTPPSIVVTAKSTDPSVIARKNATGIKAITVPDNRWDRVDIKSVGLLSNALARQQAKEAGAQEAIYIDAEGMVKEGAATNVWIVDADGTLVTRPADHGILRGITRTTLIDVAAKLGVKIVERKFSVSEMMAAREVFITAATSICFPVVSVDGQAIANGHPGSLSQNIREAFFDVAEKITI; from the coding sequence ATGCCAAGAATTGCCTATGTGAATGGACGCTACGTGCCGCATTCCAACGCCATGGTGCACGTGGAGGATCGCGGCTACCAGTTTGCCGATGGTGTCTATGAGGTTTGCGAGGTTCGTCACGGTCTGATCGTCGATCTGACCCGACATCTGAACAGGCTCGACCGGTCGCTCGGAGAATTGCGCATCGCCTGGCCGATGAGCCGTGCAGCGCTGACGCAGGTGATTCGCGAGACGCTGCGCCGCAACCACGTCCGCAACGGCCTTTTCTACCTGCAGGTGACACGCGGCGTTGCCCGCCGTGACCATGTCTTCCCGGCGGACGGCACTCCGCCCTCGATCGTCGTGACGGCCAAGAGCACCGATCCGTCCGTCATCGCCAGGAAGAACGCCACTGGCATCAAGGCGATTACTGTTCCTGACAACCGCTGGGACCGCGTCGACATCAAGTCGGTCGGGCTGCTGTCGAACGCGCTTGCGCGCCAGCAGGCGAAGGAAGCCGGCGCCCAGGAAGCGATCTACATCGATGCCGAGGGCATGGTGAAAGAGGGGGCTGCGACCAATGTCTGGATCGTCGATGCCGATGGTACGCTGGTAACGCGGCCGGCCGACCATGGCATCCTGCGGGGTATCACGCGTACGACTCTCATCGATGTCGCAGCCAAATTGGGGGTCAAGATCGTCGAGCGGAAGTTCTCCGTTTCGGAGATGATGGCAGCCCGCGAGGTCTTCATCACCGCTGCCACAAGCATTTGTTTTCCGGTCGTTTCCGTTGATGGACAGGCGATTGCGAATGGTCATCCCGGAAGCCTTTCGCAGAATATTCGGGAAGCCTTTTTCGACGTTGCGGAAAAGATTACGATTTGA